The Kaistella daneshvariae genomic sequence TTACTAAAAAAACACTATTATGGAAAAATATAATGATAAATCAGGAAATATTGTCGGAATCACTTTTAGCTGCTTCGATCTTCTGCATGCCGGACATGTAAGAATGTTGGCTGAAGCAAAATCGCAGTGCGATTATTTAATTGTCGGATTACAAACTGATCCCACCATCGACCGCCCTGAAAAAAACAAACCGACTCAAACGGTCGTTGAACGTTATATTCAGCTTCACGCTTGCAAATATGTCGATGAAATTATCCCCTACACCACCGAAAAAGATCTGGAAGATATTTTAAAACTCTACAAAATTGATGTTAGAATTATCGGTGACGAATATAAAGACAAAAATTTCACGGGTCGTGAATACTGCGAATCCACAAATATAAAATTCTTCTACAACACACGCGACCACCGCTTTTCCAGCACCAACTTAAGAAAAGAAGTTTACCTTCGCGAACATTCCAAACGTCATGCTGAAATTATTGATATGCCGAAAAAGAAAACTGAAATCAATTAAAAAAATTTGCTGCTAAATGCGGCAAATTTTCGTCTTTACCAAAACATAAAATGCAGAAATGAAAAAATTCTTTTTTGAAAATGGGCTGTCTATCACTTTCTTCGTGCTTTTTTTGCTGGGACTTACTGGACAAATCGTTTTCGGTATTCAGGAATACAACAAAAATCTGGAACATTGGGGCGACCACGCGGTTAGGCTGCGTCAATATTTAATTTCGGGACATTTCATTGAAGCTACCTTCGAAAATTGGGAAAGCGAGTTTCTTCAAATGGCACTTTTGGTTTGGTTTACCATTTTTCTTTACCAAAAAGGCTCCTCGGAATCCAAGAAATTCGATGAGGAATCCGGTAGATAAAGAACCTTCACCAGACAAAAAGATGCGCCATGGGCAGTTCGCAAAGGTGGAGTTATTTTAAAAATATATAAAAATTCGCTGTCTCTCACACTTTTTATTCTGTTTCTTCTTTCCTTTCTACTCCACGTGTACGGAAGTATCAAAGACGCAAATACGGAAAACGCTCTCACCGGAAAACCCTTGGAAAACTGGCAAGAATATATCACGAGCTCGCGCCTTTGGTTTGAATCTTTTCAAAACTGGCAAAGTGAATTTCTTTCGGTTTTCGCCATCATCATCCTTTCCATTTTTCTGCGGCAAAAGGGCTCTTCACAATCAAAACCTGTGGATTCACCACATTCCGAAACAGGCGACTAAAAAATACGCCGCTAAATGAGTGAAAATCTGCTTTTTAACTCATTTCTTTTCAAGATCTAAACGTCAAAAAAATACCGAAAACGCGGCAAATAAAGTTTTTTGGTATAATTTGTGAATACTCAGAGACAATTCCTTGAATTAAGCAAGAGCAAAATCACATCGATTTTTTTTGCAGCATTTCCTTTAAAATTTCCATTTCACTAAGGAGAAAACTTCATCTTTCAGATTTTGGTCAAATGCTGCCGGGCTCTTGCAAAATATATAAACACAAAACGATGAATGCAACTGCTCTAGCCGAACCGGAATTGAAAAACTTAAAAGAAAACTTTAAGCACTTTATTGAAAACAGCGGACATCCGTGCATTATGGCGAAATCTGTTTTCAAAATGGAAAATTACCACATGCGCGCTTATGACGATATGGAAGATCCAGCTGATTTACAGCAGCTTATTTCGGACTTAAAACAATATCTTGAAAATTATGATTTTGACGGCCATAACTTTGAAACTTTTTTAGCCGTCTTTCCTCAAAATAAATTCGACGACGAAATATCTTTTGAAAAGTCTTTATGGAACACACTTCAAAAGCTTCACGAGCTGGATGATCAGCAATGGGATCCACGCGTTAGTGATGATCCGGAAAACCCCAATTTCAGTTTCAGTTTGGGCGGAAGAGCTTTCTATATCATCGGTATGCATCCCAAAAGCTCACGCCTTGCGCGTCAGGCTCCCTACCCAACTTTTGTTTTTAACCTTCATCATCAGTTTGAAAAATTACGCGGCATGGGAACTTATGAAACGGTTCGGGACACCATCCGACAAAACGACGCCAATTTACAGGGTGAAATCAATCCGGTTTTGCGTGATTTCGGTGAAGATTCCGAAGCGAGACAGTATAGTGGCAGAAATGTTGAAAAAAACTGGAAATGTCCTTTCCATCATTCTTAAATCAAATCGATGAGCGAAATTTGTACTATTGAAAAACAAAGCGGTAAAGCTTTCTATATTAAAGAAGGGGAAATCCTAACGGTAATTGATCCGAAGGGAATGCAGGTGAGCGATATGGTTTTGTTTAATGCAAACGATTTTAACGAAAAAATATCTTCCGGAAAAACCCTTGATTTTGAGGAATCAATATTAATCAGCACCGGTAATTTTTTGTGGAGCAACCGTTCCCGTAAAATGATGGAAATTTTGGAAGACACCAACGGCAGAAATGATTTTCTGCTGGCACCGTGCAGCAAAGAAACTTTTGAAATTATGTACAATTACGAAGGTTATCACCCCAGCTGTCTGGATAATTTGTCAAAAAACCTGGCGCCAATGGGCATCAAACAGGATGAAATTCCAACGGCCTTTAATATTTTTATGAATGTACAGTTTGATGGAAAAGGAAAAATTTCGGTTTTACCGCCAACTTCAAAAGCTGGCGACTTTGTAAAATTTCGGGCTGAAATGGATCTTTTGGTTTGTCTGACGGCATGTTCCGCCGAAGACAGCAACGGTGGAAGTTTTAAACCGATTCAGTATGCAATTAGCGAGGTTGAAAAACCTTAATGATAAAAAAGAAAAAAACCGGCTATTTGCCCGTTTTTTTGGGTGAATTAATTTTGCTCCGGTAAGTATTCCGGTAAAATCGAGTCTTCGAGCACCGCTGGATTTTCATATTTAAAGACGCTCATCTCACCGGACTGCTCGTAATAAGCGTGCTCCACTTCCGATAGATATTGAATTCCATGTTGGCGCAGAAGCATATAAACTTCGTTTTTGTCGATATCATCCACCTCAAAATTTTCTTTAAGCAGTTTTCCGTGCTCCACCAGTTTCATCACAGTAGGATGTGTAACTTTCCGCACAGGCTGATATTTGATTCCCACATAAACGTACAATTTCTGAAAAGCTGCGATTAAAGTTATCACCGTCAGCGGAATGCTCAGCGGAATGCTTGGGTACAGCATGGCATCGCCCACCGAGCTTCCCATGGCGACAATCAGCAAAATGTCGGAACTGCCTAGACCGCCCACTACTCTTTTACCAATCCAGCGGATCATCAGAATCGTGTAAACCATGATGACAATGATTCTTAGAACGACTTCCAAATAAATGAGCAAACCGAAATCTCCCCATAACATTTGCTTTAAATCAAACACGTATTCGCTGGCTTCTATCATAATTATTTTTGTTGTTAAGTGATTTTCAAACTTCAATTTACCAATTTATATTTCACCATTTTGCGTTAAACATTGCTTTTTTGGAATTTAATTTGGAATTCATACAAAAAGTATCCGAACTTCTTCGAATACTTTTAAAAGGATCTGCAAAAATGATTAAGGTTCTGTGTCAGGGCGTTTTTCCTGCGGTGGCATTGCGGTTGGTCCGTTCGCACTGTCGATGCTGTCACCTGCAATAGAGTCGTTTGCTCTATTTTGAATTAAAGCATCGTGCGTTTCCGCATAATCAGCCGGCTGCGTGTTGGAGTTCGTCTCGTTTTTGGAACATGCGCTGAGCATCAGTCCAAATATAACTGCAGTCATAATTTTTGTTTTCATCACTTATCTTTTTTAATGTTTTAAAACAGCATCATTTGTTATACCAAACCGGTTTTTTTGTTGCCTTCGAACTGTTTTTTCCCTGCTGAACGGCAAAATTTTTCGAAAATCCTCAATCACAATTAGCTGAATAATAAAACATTATTTTTATTTCGCCGGTAAATGGCATAAAGTGTGATGATTTTTTGAAAAGCATTTTTAAGCTAAAACACAAAAATTAGCTTAAACAACAGCGAAAAAATTCCAGATTGCATCCAAGTTTTCTTCCTTAAAAAAATTTGCTTTAAAGCAGGTAAAATTTCATTTAAAAAAAGTAGCAATGAGCGAAAACCGAAAAAAAATTCTCATCATCGGCGGCGGCTTTGCCGGCGTTAACCTTGCAGAAAAGCTGGCCAACAAACCCGGTTTCGAAATAATGCTGGTGGACAAAAACAATTACAATTTTTTTCCACCTTTAATATATCAGGTTGCAACGGGCTATTTGGAGACTTCCAGCATCTGCTATCCGTACAGGCTGCTTTTCCGAGGTAAGAAAAATTTTCGGTACGTGCTCGGCGAGCTTGAAGAAGTTTTTCCTGTAGAAAAAAAAGTCAGGCTTACTACCTGCGAAGTTTCTTACGATTATTTAGTCATCGCTACGGGCTGCGTCACCAATTATTTCGGAATTAAAAGTATTGAAGAAAACGCCATCCCAATGAAAACCGTTTCCGATGCACTTTCCATGCGAAATACCTTGCTGGAACGGCTGGAAATGGCATCGCGCGAAAGAGATCCTGAAAAATGCAAAAAACTGCTTACCGTGGTAGTTGCAGGCGGCGGACCAACCGGCGTGGAAATTTCCGGAATGTTTGCCGAAATGAAAAAAACCATTATCGCTAAAGATTATCCTGAGCTGAAAGGCGCTGGAGGCGAAATTTATCTGGTTGATGGTTTGAATGCTGTGCTGACGCCAATGAGCGAAAAATCGCAGCAGTACACCTATAAAAAACTCACCGAAATGGGTGTTAAAATTAAGCTCAACACCATGGTCACTGAGTTTAAAGATGATGCCGTACACTTCAAAAACGGCGAGTTTATTCCAACCAAAAATTTAATCTGGGCCGCCGGGGTTACCGCCATGATTTTTAAAGGTTTACCTGTGGACGCATACGGTCGCGGCAAAAGACTGATTGTTGATGCTTTTAACAAACTCGTTGGTTTCGAAGATATTTTTGCGTTGGGCGACACCAGTTTAATGAACGCCGATCCCAATTTTCCAGAAGGTCATCCGCAGGTGGCGCAGGTTGCAATTCAGCAGGCGGAAAATTTAGCTGAAAATTTCTTAAACGGTTTTCAAACAGCTGCGCCGACACCTTTCAGATATCACGACAAAGGTTCAATGGCGATCATCGGCAAAAATAAAGCAGTCGCCGAATTTCCGAAACCCAAAATGTTTTTTTCCGGCTTTATCGCCTGGGCAATGTGGCTTTTTATTCACCTGCTTTCGCTTATCAATTACCGGAACCGCATCAGCACGCTGTATAACTGGACGACCGCATATTTTACCAAAGATATGGCGCTGCGTTTCATCGTTCGGACAAAACCAAAAAATACCGAGGAATAACAGCAAATTTTTCCTTTTTAAACTTCTGCTAAATAGTTAACAATGATTGTCACTTCGCACCGCAAAGGCTGGAAAATCATCAATCAGCGCTCGCATGGTTTGCTTGCGGCGATGTTGGCATATCAATACGATATCGATTTGCCGAACGAGATTATGGTTCCCACGCTGATTGCGACCGCGGAACACGACGATGGTGCAGCCGAGACACAGCAAAGTAAAAACCTTACTGAAGCCGGCGCACCGCGGCATTTTACCATTGAAGACGGCAAGAAAAAAACGGATATCAAACAGAAACTTAGCGTGATGGAACTCGCCACGGCAAAAAGCCAGCTAAATGCGCTATTAACATCGATGCATATTGATTTTGTCTTTGGTGAAGAAGAACGAGAGAAAGATGAAAACTTAAAAAATTTCCTGAAAGAGCAGGTAAAAAACCGACGAAATATTTTGAAATCCTTAAGCATCGATCAAAATTACGCGGACCAGCTTTATCGGTTTGTGGAATGGTGCGACGCATTTTCCTTGTTGATCTGCATGGATAAAATTCAGCCCGAAGGCCGAAAAATGGAAATTTCCGAAGGTCCGGACGGCGTGGTGAATCAAACTTTTTATAAAGATAAAAACGTAATTAGCGTAGAACCGTGGGTTTTTAAAAACGATACATTCAAAGCTTTTTACGAATATAAAGTCATCGAACAGTTGCAGTTTTCTTCGATTGAGGAATTCAACAATGTTTGCGAAAAAACACCTGTTCAGCGAGAAGAATTCACCTTTTCAAAATAGAAATTTTAAGCTTTCTATCTGCTTTAAATTACAGTTTTAACTTTTAATTTTTCCGTGCTTTTTAAGCATTTTTTATCCTTTTGGCTTTCATCAGATCGAAAAAATTTGCTGCTTCAGCGGCATTATTTTCCAATTTACATTTTCAGCGCGGAAGCTGGCATTAATTAGTCAGAATCTAAATAAAGCAAGCTGCACCGAATTGGTTTAAAAATTGTTCCGTGTTTGGCTTATCTTTTTTCAAATTTCAAAAAATTTTTCCTCTTAAAGTATCATAAGCAAAACAGAAAAAAACTGCATTTAAACACCAAATAAATTCACATATATGGAAACCAAGAAAAAATCAGCAAAAAAATCAGAAGTCGCAGGCAATCTGCGGGACCTTTTTCTCGACAGCCTGAAAGACATTTACTACGCGGAAAATGCGCTGGTAAAAACGTTGCCGGTGATGTTTGAGCAAGCCACCAACCAAAAACTGAAAACCGCCATTAAAGACCATTTAGCACAAACCAAAGAACAGGTTGTGCGATTGGAAATGGTTTTCGATTCGCTGGGCGAAAAAGCGGAAGGTAAAAAATGTCCGGCGATTGAAGGAATTATTACCGAAGGAAATGAAGTAATGAATTCGACCACAGAAGGTCCGGTTCGAGACGCAGGAATTATTGCAAGCGCACAAAAAGTGGAACATTACGAAATCGCTTCCTACGGAACTTTAGCAGCCTTTGCGAAGACGCTGAACGAAAGAACCGCTTTGGACCTGTTGCTCCGAACTTTGGGTGAAGAGAAAAAATCCGACACTTTACTAAGCTATATCGCCGACACCAATTTGAACTCGCAAGCTGTGGACGGCAAACTCCAGTCGAAAGATTTAAACGCCGTTTAAGAACTAACCAACATTAAAAAAACACAATGAAGATCAACGAAAATGAACCATATGAAAACGGAGCCAATCCGAAGCAGGAACAGCTCGGCAAGTTTACAACAGATAATCAAGGTGAATTCTTAAACACCAACCAGGGTTTAAAAATCAATGACGACCAAAATTCACTTAAAGCCGGCGATCGCGGACCGACGCTTTTGGAAGATTTTATACTTCGCGAAAAAATTACCCATTTTGACCACGAAAGAATACCTGAAAGAATAGTGCACGCACGAGGTTCCGGCGCGCATGGTGTTTTCGAACTTTTAAAACCGATGGGAAAATATACCAAAGCAAAATTTCTGAATGATACTTCGATAAAGACGCCAGTTTTTGCGCGCTTTTCTACGGTGCAAGGTTCCCGAGGTTCTACCGATCTTGCCAGAGACGTTCGTGGATTTGCGGTAAAATTCTATACTCAGGAGGGCAACTACGATTTGGTTGGTAACAATATGCCGGTCTTTTTTATTCAGGATGCTACTAAATTTCCGGATTTGGTGCACGCTGTAAAACCCGAACCCCACAACGAAATTCCGCAGGCGGCCTCCGCGCATGATACTTTTTGGGATTTCGTTTCTTTAATGCCAGAAACCATGCACAATGTGATGTGGCTGATGAGCGACCGCGCGATACCACGCAGTTTAAGAACAATGGAAGGTTTTGGCATTCATACATTCCGGTTTATAAATGATGAGGGAAAATCTCACTTTGTAAAATTTCACTGGAAACCCAAACAGGGCGTTTTAGGTATGGCTTGGGACGAAGCGCAGAGGCTTGCCGGAAAAGATACCGATTATCACCGCCGCGACCTGTGGGAAGCTATAGATGAAGGGCATTACCCGGAATGGGAACTCGGCGTGCAGATTGTGCCGCAGGAAGATGAACATAAGTTTCCCTTTGATCTTTTAGATCCGACAAAACTGATCCCTGAGGAAATGGTACCGATTGAAATTATCGGAAAAATGACTTTAAACAGAAATCCGGATAACTTCTTTGCTGAAACTGAACAGGTTGCTTTTCACCCCGGACATTTGGTGCCAGGCATCGATTTCACCAACGATCCACTACTTCAAGGAAGATTATTCTCGTACACGGATACCCAAATTTCCCGTCTTGGCGGACCTAATTTCCATGAAATCCCGATCAACAAGTCTATTCCGGAAGTAACGAATAACCAGCGTGACGGAATGCACAGAATGCAGATCAACAAAGGGAAAACTTCCTACAATCCGAATTCAATTGGCGGCGGTTGTCCATTCCAGGCGATGATCGCGGAAGGTGGATTTTCTTCGTTTGAGGAAAGAATTGATGCCTCAAAAATCCGTCAGCGAAGCAAAAGTTTCTTCGATCATTTCAGCCAACCCGCACTGTTTTATCAAAGTATGTCCGATAACGAAAAAAGACACATTCAAAATGCGTTTTCATTTGAATTAGGAAAGGTAAAAATCGTTCCGATTCGTCAGCGCGTGGTGAATATGCTTTTGGAAGTAAACGAAGAGTTATCCCAAATCGTGGCGAAAAATTTAGGTTTAGTGCCTGAAAGATTGCCACAGCCGATTACTGATGGAATTCCGGCGGGCGCAGATTTGGAACACTATCACTCCTTTAAAAATGAGCTTCCAGTGAGCGAGGCGCCGTCTTTAAGCATGGCGAACAAGCTTCCAACGGATATTAAGGCGCGCAGGATTGCCCTTTTAACCGCCGATGGCGTAAATGACGAAACTTTTACTAAAGTTAAAAAGCAACTTTGCGATATGGGCGCTATTGTTTGTGTGGTAGCACCGCATCACGGTTTTGTAAAGACAGTTTCGGGCGACGAATATCCAATTGATGAAAGTCTGCTTACTGCGGCTTCGGTGGTTTTTGATGCTGTTTATGTAGGCGGCGGAAACAGCACCGAGACATTAATGTCAAATGCAGATGCGCTTCATTTTGTAGCTGAAGCGTTTAAACATTGTAAACCAATCGCAAGCGATGAGGATGCGGCAGAATTTTTAAATAAAGCGATACCTCAAGTGAAATTTCCAACTGAAGGCGTAACTATGAACGGAAACTTAGAAGAATTGGTAGAAAACCTCAAACTTCACCGTTTCTGGGATCGTGAAGAAGGACCGAAAGTTCCGGCGTAACGTGATTTAATTTAATAAAAAGGAGACTTTAGATTTAAAGTCTCTTTTATTTTGTCGAATGTTCTTAAAATGTATCTGGGTTTTTTCTATAAAAAAACCTTTTTTGCAAATTCACAAAAAAGGTCCTTTTAGCTCGATATTTTTTAAGAAAGCATCTTTAAATTATTCACCTCCAAATCGGTTAAAATTCTCCAATGTCCTCTTTTAATATTTTTCTTGGTTAAACCAGCAAACATAACGCGGTCTAAAAGTTCAACTTCGTAACCTAATTTTTGGAAAATCCGGCGTACCACTCTGTTCCAGCCAATGTGAAGTTCAATGCCGACTTCATTTTTCGGTTTGCCTTCGATGTAGGAGATACTGTCTACTACGGCGATGCCTTCTTCAAGACGGATTCCTTCCTGAATGGCGTTTAAATCAGCACGGTCTAGTTTCCGGTCTAGGGAGACATGGTAAATCTTTTTCATTTGGAATGACGGATGTGTAAGTTTTTTCGTCATATGACCGTCATTGGTAAGTAAAATAACACCTGTTGTGGAACGGTCCAGCCTTCCGACAGGAAATAAACGGTACGGTGACGCATTTGCCACCAAATCCATTACGGTTTTGCGGGCTTTTTCGTCTTTAGTCGTAGAAATGTAACCTTTTGGTTTATTCAAAAGCACATAAACTGGTTTTTCCGGTGTAATTCCCTGACCATCAAAAATCACTTTATCGGTTTTCTGAACCTGATAGCCCATCTCAGTAACCACCTGCCCGTTCACCTGAACAAGACCTTGCGTGATAAGTTCATCAGCTTCGCGGCGGGAACAAATCCCGGAGTTTGCGATATATTTAT encodes the following:
- a CDS encoding DUF421 domain-containing protein; this translates as MIEASEYVFDLKQMLWGDFGLLIYLEVVLRIIVIMVYTILMIRWIGKRVVGGLGSSDILLIVAMGSSVGDAMLYPSIPLSIPLTVITLIAAFQKLYVYVGIKYQPVRKVTHPTVMKLVEHGKLLKENFEVDDIDKNEVYMLLRQHGIQYLSEVEHAYYEQSGEMSVFKYENPAVLEDSILPEYLPEQN
- a CDS encoding adenylyltransferase/cytidyltransferase family protein; translation: MEKYNDKSGNIVGITFSCFDLLHAGHVRMLAEAKSQCDYLIVGLQTDPTIDRPEKNKPTQTVVERYIQLHACKYVDEIIPYTTEKDLEDILKLYKIDVRIIGDEYKDKNFTGREYCESTNIKFFYNTRDHRFSSTNLRKEVYLREHSKRHAEIIDMPKKKTEIN
- a CDS encoding YciE/YciF ferroxidase family protein, which codes for METKKKSAKKSEVAGNLRDLFLDSLKDIYYAENALVKTLPVMFEQATNQKLKTAIKDHLAQTKEQVVRLEMVFDSLGEKAEGKKCPAIEGIITEGNEVMNSTTEGPVRDAGIIASAQKVEHYEIASYGTLAAFAKTLNERTALDLLLRTLGEEKKSDTLLSYIADTNLNSQAVDGKLQSKDLNAV
- the gntA gene encoding guanitoxin biosynthesis heme-dependent pre-guanitoxin N-hydroxylase GntA, which gives rise to MNATALAEPELKNLKENFKHFIENSGHPCIMAKSVFKMENYHMRAYDDMEDPADLQQLISDLKQYLENYDFDGHNFETFLAVFPQNKFDDEISFEKSLWNTLQKLHELDDQQWDPRVSDDPENPNFSFSLGGRAFYIIGMHPKSSRLARQAPYPTFVFNLHHQFEKLRGMGTYETVRDTIRQNDANLQGEINPVLRDFGEDSEARQYSGRNVEKNWKCPFHHS
- a CDS encoding NAD(P)/FAD-dependent oxidoreductase, whose product is MSENRKKILIIGGGFAGVNLAEKLANKPGFEIMLVDKNNYNFFPPLIYQVATGYLETSSICYPYRLLFRGKKNFRYVLGELEEVFPVEKKVRLTTCEVSYDYLVIATGCVTNYFGIKSIEENAIPMKTVSDALSMRNTLLERLEMASRERDPEKCKKLLTVVVAGGGPTGVEISGMFAEMKKTIIAKDYPELKGAGGEIYLVDGLNAVLTPMSEKSQQYTYKKLTEMGVKIKLNTMVTEFKDDAVHFKNGEFIPTKNLIWAAGVTAMIFKGLPVDAYGRGKRLIVDAFNKLVGFEDIFALGDTSLMNADPNFPEGHPQVAQVAIQQAENLAENFLNGFQTAAPTPFRYHDKGSMAIIGKNKAVAEFPKPKMFFSGFIAWAMWLFIHLLSLINYRNRISTLYNWTTAYFTKDMALRFIVRTKPKNTEE
- a CDS encoding pseudouridine synthase; translation: MSRDSNGNKKARISKISNKGSAAKPRAAKSARPRAEKPVEKKEAREPKSPREPRLLSQAEAKSYEKTFNKPASRKLGKRIGKSFDSDPKTERSGDKKPYKKPFVPVDQAEKTRSFVQKRRFDKLAKETPKESIRLNKYIANSGICSRREADELITQGLVQVNGQVVTEMGYQVQKTDKVIFDGQGITPEKPVYVLLNKPKGYISTTKDEKARKTVMDLVANASPYRLFPVGRLDRSTTGVILLTNDGHMTKKLTHPSFQMKKIYHVSLDRKLDRADLNAIQEGIRLEEGIAVVDSISYIEGKPKNEVGIELHIGWNRVVRRIFQKLGYEVELLDRVMFAGLTKKNIKRGHWRILTDLEVNNLKMLS
- a CDS encoding DUF1989 domain-containing protein, translating into MSEICTIEKQSGKAFYIKEGEILTVIDPKGMQVSDMVLFNANDFNEKISSGKTLDFEESILISTGNFLWSNRSRKMMEILEDTNGRNDFLLAPCSKETFEIMYNYEGYHPSCLDNLSKNLAPMGIKQDEIPTAFNIFMNVQFDGKGKISVLPPTSKAGDFVKFRAEMDLLVCLTACSAEDSNGGSFKPIQYAISEVEKP
- a CDS encoding catalase, producing the protein MKINENEPYENGANPKQEQLGKFTTDNQGEFLNTNQGLKINDDQNSLKAGDRGPTLLEDFILREKITHFDHERIPERIVHARGSGAHGVFELLKPMGKYTKAKFLNDTSIKTPVFARFSTVQGSRGSTDLARDVRGFAVKFYTQEGNYDLVGNNMPVFFIQDATKFPDLVHAVKPEPHNEIPQAASAHDTFWDFVSLMPETMHNVMWLMSDRAIPRSLRTMEGFGIHTFRFINDEGKSHFVKFHWKPKQGVLGMAWDEAQRLAGKDTDYHRRDLWEAIDEGHYPEWELGVQIVPQEDEHKFPFDLLDPTKLIPEEMVPIEIIGKMTLNRNPDNFFAETEQVAFHPGHLVPGIDFTNDPLLQGRLFSYTDTQISRLGGPNFHEIPINKSIPEVTNNQRDGMHRMQINKGKTSYNPNSIGGGCPFQAMIAEGGFSSFEERIDASKIRQRSKSFFDHFSQPALFYQSMSDNEKRHIQNAFSFELGKVKIVPIRQRVVNMLLEVNEELSQIVAKNLGLVPERLPQPITDGIPAGADLEHYHSFKNELPVSEAPSLSMANKLPTDIKARRIALLTADGVNDETFTKVKKQLCDMGAIVCVVAPHHGFVKTVSGDEYPIDESLLTAASVVFDAVYVGGGNSTETLMSNADALHFVAEAFKHCKPIASDEDAAEFLNKAIPQVKFPTEGVTMNGNLEELVENLKLHRFWDREEGPKVPA
- a CDS encoding DUF3891 family protein; translation: MIVTSHRKGWKIINQRSHGLLAAMLAYQYDIDLPNEIMVPTLIATAEHDDGAAETQQSKNLTEAGAPRHFTIEDGKKKTDIKQKLSVMELATAKSQLNALLTSMHIDFVFGEEEREKDENLKNFLKEQVKNRRNILKSLSIDQNYADQLYRFVEWCDAFSLLICMDKIQPEGRKMEISEGPDGVVNQTFYKDKNVISVEPWVFKNDTFKAFYEYKVIEQLQFSSIEEFNNVCEKTPVQREEFTFSK